The Trachemys scripta elegans isolate TJP31775 chromosome 24, CAS_Tse_1.0, whole genome shotgun sequence region AGCGCTGACAGCTCCTTGGGGATGAGGACTGTGCGGGGTGGCTGGTGCTGCAGTGAAATCCCCTCGCTAACACGCCGCGTGGGTTACCCTGAGCTGAGTGTGAGTGTCCCCTGATTAGGAGGCAAAGCCCTGCAGTGTGTCCCTGCCACTTGCAGTCGGGGCTCCTTCAGATCAGGGACAGACACAGGATGGGCTGAGCTTGGTCTAGGGGCGCCATAGGAGCATGTGACCACAAGTGCCTGGAGCTGCGGGCGGGAGAGCGCCCGTTTGTCTCTGGGGAGTGACTTGAGCAGCCCAGGGTGTGCATGCGCCTGCCTCAGCTATCATCTTTCTTTTCGTTGAGACACCTTTCAGAATAGCAGCGGCAGCAGCACGTCCTACAAATCAAAGCACCACTGGGTCGGGCCTTTCTCGAGCCCTGCAGGTCGCTCTAGACGGAGCCTCCCGCTCAGTTCTTCATTTTAAAACGCTGCTGGTTGCAGCCGTCGCCCGGGGGCAGGCCAGGAGAACTGTGCCGGCAGTTCTCTGTAATGCACATAGGGCTGGATCCTGGTCCCGTTGATGCCGTGTGGACTAGGATTGTGGGCTCTAGGAGGGGGCTGGGTGGCACAGCTGCATGTGGTTGAGATGAGGTTCTCGAGCTGTCTCCGTCCATCCCAGCACAGTCAGTCCCTGCAGTGTGTCCTGGTAGAAGCTATCTGGGCCGGGAACCCCAACCATTAACCGCCTCCCTTTTATTCTCCAGGTGACAGAGATCGGCAAAGACGTCATTGGGCTGCGAATCAGCCCACTCCAGTTCCGCTaaggccctgccccaggctggggagacGGGAACTTTCCGCTTCCCTCTGGCTAGACCTTCAGTCCTGCGACCCTGAAACCGTCATCTTGCTTCTGCTTCTCCTTTCCTTCGTTCCAGCTCCTAATTGAACCACTGCCCCGGGATCCTTTGCACCGTTGCTGTGAAGTGTGCAGTCTGTGAGATCTGCTCTTCCCTCCCACGCCACAGTTGGCAAGCCCTGGTGAgactcccgccccctcccctgagtgcaacAAGTAATAACATGGGATCCTGTCATGAGGTGCAGTCCATGTGACATTCACCCCCTGTTAACTGGAGGCAGTGTCGCCCTCATCCGAAGAGAACGTTCCCTCTGCCCAAGAGCCTTTGTTGTGACCAGAGACAGACGCACcatatggacacacacacaccccacctcccCTCTCCAGTGACAGATCCCATCCCTCCTGGACAGGGATGCAGAACCGGGGCTCTGAGAACCCAGCTTGGCTTGGGGAGCAGCCTGGTTCAAGTTCAGCACGGCCCTGGGGAGAAGCGAGAGTTTGTCCTACGGGCAGTCGAGTCCTGATCCAAGGAGGCTCACGGGCTTTGGGTTCGTTCCCGGACGGGAGCGCGGAAGTGGCTTGGAATCCCAGCGCTTTGGTTGATTTTTGTCCTTAGCAGCTTTTCCCAACGTTGTCTCCTTTTCATGTTAATAAAGTGAATGAACCGAGCGGACCCCCCCTTTCACTGGTTCAGCTGTTCTGACAGAGCCTACAATGGGCTGGTTGTTCCAGCTTCCTTTGTGGAGTGATGTAAGCAGGTGGGGCTGCACTTCTCTTTACTACAGCATGCTGCGTCCGTGGgctttaaagggacagtcacGCTCATAAAGCGTTGAGGCTTTGCTTTAGAGAGAGCAGAACTCCTGATTCACTGGGACATACGGAAGATTTTCCCATAAGAAATGGCCCCTTCCCCAGGCCTAGTTGCTTCTGGTGTTTGCCCTGAACAGGGTCTAATGACCTGGAGGGACGGGGTAGGGAATACGGCTCAGTGACGGCCTTGCAGCTTGAGGGTCAAGAGGGGAAAGCATCTGTGAAGGGCTGAGTCTGGTTTATTTAATGTGTGGGGAATGAGGCATGGAAAACTTGAGGTTCTAGGTCTGCCAGAAGTTCTGGGCTTGACCCTCTGTGCTGTGCAGGCGCTCCCATGGTCAGAACGGTGCCTTTCCCATTTGGTTTTTAATATAGAttttgggtgtgtctacacatgaaaattaatccagaCTAAGGGAGGGTGAATTCAAAGCAGATTATTCCTGATGAACTCCAGCTGTGGGCGCTCTTGTTCCAGAACGTATCAGGAATGGCTATTTTGGAATAACtccctttaaggccagaaagggagTGTTAGGATAATCTAATGTGACTGCTAACCATACTTGCATCTCTTCAGAGACAGCCGCTGCTCCCTACCCCAGCCACTGGTGGCCTTGAGAGAGGATGGGCAAAGCCCTGTATGGCATATCCTCCCCCACCTGCTCTAAATCTGTGTGCGCTAGTTatagtgattgagctccttgagtctctctacttagtctaacaaagagaaggtgaaggaatGACATGATCACAATCTAGAAGTACCCTCAGGGGGAGCAACTGTTTAATAgacgggctcttcagtctagagacaaaggtctaacatgagccaatgactggaagtggaagctagacaaattcagactggaaataaggcgtaaattATTAAGTgtgagtaattaaccagtggaacaatttgccaagggtggTGGCGGAGTCACCAttactgatttttaaatcagggttggatgtttttctaaaagatctgccctaggcattattttggggggaagttctctggcctgtggtcACACTTCGGCGATCACAGTGATCGCCTCTGGCCTCAGAATATCTGACGTCAGCGTGGCCTTGTTCCCAAAACCAACCTGCGAAATGGGCCCGTACACAGGTGTGGAGCGGGTTGAGTTTCCAGATTCTGAGCTGTTGTAACCTCTGTTCAGGACCATTTGAACAGGAAGTGTAAGATTGCTAATGTCACTCAAGCCTGGAACATTTCTAGCAGTGGGGGGAGAGTCTCACCCAGGACAATCCCAGCTGATGCCCTAGCACATTTCCATGTGCTCGAGGCCACCTGGCCCCGTGTTTGTGACTTTACAGCTACGGgtaggaggggggggggggggggggaatctccagGCTGCTGTGGGACTTTCTCCCCTCTTTCTCTAATTACAGGCATTTCCCTTGCCTGAGAAGGCCCCGTATTGTTCAGACCCTCACCTTTTCAGCTTTTCTCCCCTTTTAGGGTCCCTCCTTTGTTAAGTTCTCCCAGCTCAGGCCTGGAGACAGCCCAAATTTCAGTGTTGCTGATCTGATTTACAGCACCACCAGGGGGCGCTTCACTGATCCAATCTCAAGAGTTTAGCAACTATCCCTTATGAGTAGGCAAGTTATGTCCCCAACTCCTTTGCAACCCTAATGTTAGTTTCCTGACCCTGTAGCTGCTGTGTTTTGCATTGATCTATCTTACCCTTTAACATTACATATTTGCCCTTGTGACCTACCCAGCCGGTTCCAGCTAGAGGACAGAAGcaaggagaggaggccccagtttatGACCCTGTTTACCGGGAGAGAAGACAATGGCCAGAGGCGGGCCCTGGAGCcagggatctcagatgcccagctgggagcaggggggctctgggctggagaggggaagcaggcagagcccacctggaggcagagagactgggatgtgctgggctgagggaggccaggcctgaggccctgagagtttcctgtgctgggttcaactctcaataaatcctgttttatgctggctgagtcAGTCCAGTCTAgaaaacaggattgcatcaaccccttcgggggtggaggccccaggggtccCGAGCGAGTGGACTTCCTGAGGGGGCCCAAGGTGAGAGACAGAGGTGCTAAGGCTCAGAggggtgcagctccaggaggtggaggggcctgaccccggaAGAGAGTGgatcactgaaaggggcaccccacacggggccaagagtggacatggtctgtgagtccgtgacagccccccccccagacctgCCCATTCCTTTGTTTAAAGAAGTCCCATGCAGTGATCATAAAATCCATAAAATAATTCTCAGAATTTGGATTTTTTATGGTGCTCATTCATCTATAGAGCTCACAGCACTTGACAAAAAGTGGATAATTAGCATTATCCCCCTgctttacaggtagggaaactgaggtagagagggGAGACGTCCCGTCCCAAAgagcagtggcacagcagggaaaagacccaggagttctggctcccagttTGGTGCTCAAACTACTGGAGCTATGCTGGTCCCTCACCatgccccctttccccacctccccccaactttttgagatttaaaaaaaacaactgagtAGGAATTTTTATACCATTCTTTTACTGATACAAAAGCAAGGAGagcccctcaacacacacacacacatgctggggGCAGGTCTGCAGCTGACCGTTGGTCTTGCACAGGGTGCATCGGGAATGTTTGCTGGGCTGTAGGTGTGGGTTGGGTGGGGTCACAGTTTCTTGGTCGGATGGTGGCCGGGGGGAGCCTGCACGCACAGTGCAACGTGGCAAGCCTGCGCGATGCCCCCAATTAGGTTCAGGAACTCCTGGAAGTCCAGCTGCCCGTCACAATTCAAGTCGAGCTTCTTCATCATCCggtccaggactcctgggtccttcTGGTTCTGCGGAAGGCCAAAGAGGGTTTTTACCAGTATCCCTGCTTGCAGTTACGAGGAGACCCATATTGTCATATCTAGGCACCCTTCATTGAATTGTGGATCGAGATCCTACAACAAAATAGAGGGGGCGGACTCCCCAACCCCCTACAGCCAGCGATGACGGTCCCCTGCACAGGTCAGTACCAAGGAGGTTAATTGCCAGAGGGAGTCCGAGCCTAGACAGATGCATTTTGTATCCTGATCTGGTGGCAGAGAGTTCCAAAGGCCATGGCTCTTTCCTCCGCCCTCACCCCGTGGGCTCTGCCTGGGCGAGTGACAGCTGGAGACGTGCTGTAATGGGGGAAAGGAGGCTGCACTTGGGGAAGGCACCAAAGGACAGCTGGTTTCCAAGCCACGTCCGCAGGCAAGAACCCCTTTTCCCGCCCACCCGTGTCCCCACCAGCGactcagcagagctgctgggtTGTAACAGTGGCAGTAGCTGgaatccctcccacccaccccccgggcTGGGTGTCCCACAGGAGGGTGCGGCTCACCTTTGTGAAGGAAGCCAGCTCGGCGTTCATGAAACTGAGGAACTCCTTCTTGGAGAGCGTGCAGTTGTCGCCTTCGCGCCCGGCGTAGCGCTGGAAGACGGCCAGCAGGGACTCGATGCAGCGCTCCGTTTCCGTCGGGGACGTGGGGAACTTCGACTGCAGCGACGAAAACGCATCACTGATGAGACCCACACGCACACTCCCAGCGGCAAACGCCTGGCGCTACCGGCGCGTCACCCCCACCCCGCACAAACCCCTCCTGGCTCTGGGGCTTGCTTTGAATGCCGCCTTTAGGGGGAGCACTAAAATGGGAGGGGAGTCCAGGGGTTAGTCAAGGACAGAGCCAGGATGCCCGAGTTCCGATCCCACTTCCagtagtgtggtctagtggttaaagcaggagcctgagagtcaggactcctggcttcttcCCCAAGCTCTGGGCAGGGACTATGGTCTAGGGGTTAGAACAGGGGAGTGGCAATCTGGACTCCTGGCATCTAGTCCCTGGGCCCCGAGGGAGTGCGGGGTCTGAGGTTAGAATTAAGGGATGCTGCTCAGGCCCTATTGGCTACAGCGTTCTTATTTCCCCAGGCCGTCTGGTGCAATCCCTTCCCCGGCGTTCGGTTCCTAggcccttcctgctccctccgaGATGGATGTTGCAAGAGAGACCACAGATGCCAGCTGGGAACTGCCATGTTGCCTTGcaaggcaggaggagctgggtgtGTCTGCACTGAGGTTGTGCAAGAGAGATTCTTCAGAATAGACAGTGTCTGTTTTTTTCACCGCCCTCGTTAATATCAATTGGCTTCGGCTACCAAtcatggggagggtgggggagagaaaaatgcatgcctcccctctcccgcccccccgtTGTTTGTCATGGGAGAAATTctgagggaagagagaaatgGGAATAGGGCGGGATCCTGCAGCGatctcctccctgctcccaacAATGGGGACAGAGGATACCTGTGAGACGGACAGTAAGAGGGTGAAAGGCAGGACTGGCTGGCTTGAGGGGGGAGGATGGTGAGTGGATGATGGGGCCTCTCCCCTCAAGGGGGCACTGCTTCCTACCTCGGCCCAGGCCAGCGGGCAGGACGGCTGGTTCGGGAGATCAGCCTTTCCTCTTGTAAGAGATGCTGATTCTAGCCTGGCCCCAGAGCAGAGGCCTGGGCTGAGGAATGGGGCCTTTCCCAGCGAGGGGGCGCTGGTTCTAATCCAGCCCTAGCTCGGGGAGGAATGGCTGGCTCAGGACGGCACGGGGAATAGGATTTAGGGGGTTCACTTCcaatccagccccagagcagggggctCAGAGAATAGCAGCTGGGGCCTCTTTCCTCTAAGGCACCAGTTCCAGTCGGACTTCGGTTATGGGTGGGCAAACCGGGGCCCTGAGGAGACGACGCCGCCTGCCTCTAGGGAATGCATGGGCCGTGCAGCCTGCCCTCCCCTCATGGGCCTGGCTGGGGGccctccagagcagggctggccCCCCTCGCAGGAGGCTGCCTCTGCGGGAAGGGGCCGCGCTGCGCCAGCACCGCTCCTGTACTGGGGCAAAGGAGGGAGTGGCACTGCCTGCCCCCTTCTGGCCTCGCCCAGGGCTCAGTCTCTGCCAGCCCCTCTCGGGCTGTTCTGCCTCCAGTCTCTCTGGCGCAGGGTTGGTGCTGCTCCCCCAGCAAGCAGAGGGAGCGGAGGGGGGAGCCAGGGAGGCCGGGAAGATGAAAAGGCAGCTGGGTGACTCAGGGACAGGAAAGCGCTGAGCAGGGCCTGAGTTATGTGGGAGGAAccaaggaaaggggaggggggtaaCTGGCCCCCTCACCCATAGTTTCCCCTGGGGAATCACTGGCCCTGTCCTCCCTGCTGCTGAATTTAGCCGTTTTTGGTTGTGTGGGATAGGAAACGAGTTCCGCCCCTGCTTCCTTAACCCCAGACCCGGCTGCGTAATATCCTCCTGTGTGGGGCCAGCTCTGCCCAGAGCCCATGGGGAGGTGGGgccgcagggcaggggctggccccCAGTGCTGTGGGGACGGGAGCAGCTGAAACACGCTGTGCGTGGGCTGGAGAGCTGAGGAGGGGACGAGAGAGAGCTGGGTAGAGGGGTGCGTctggggagggacagagagaggcAGGCGGGAGGGGAAGAGAGTGAGATCATAGCCACGGATCCGCTCCTCCTCCCAACGGGCCTGCCCAGAGAAGTCTGGAGCCTTGATCCATCATGTTAGCTGGGGCCCCACCCAGAGGTGCTGCACCCTCTGGCTGgatgtggtttccatcacatacagagtttgcagtttggttccatggctctcagcacccccacacattgtcccagcccccctgcccccaccctctcccctttCACCCCTTCCAGgcctttgggggggggtgtctgagctcagcaccccaccccctctcccctttcACCCTTTCCAGgcctttgggggggggtgtctgagctcagcaccccaccccctctcccctttcACCCCTTCCAGGCCTTTGGGGGGGTGTCTGAGCTCAgcaccccacctcctctcccctttCACCTCTTCCAggccttttggggggggggggtctgagctcagcaccccccccccccccccctttcccccctccccggccttTGGGGGGGTGTCTgagctcagccccctcccccccccccccccagtcctgtGTGCATCTAACATGCTAAAAAGTGCAGGGGCGCTTCTGTCCcgagctgccctggggcctgccccccccagctcttcCCAGGGAGAATTTCTAACTCGGCCGGGGGCTGCTCCCCCCCGCCTGTGCGGAAAACTCCGCCGTTGTTTTCCCAGCAAGTCCTGCTGCCTGGTCCCCGTGCTGGGGCCGAGCCGCGCCCCTCACCTCTGGGGCCCCCCACTCACCATGGCTGCAGCGGAGGAGAGAAGCGGAGCGCAGCGAGGAACAGACTCTGGGGCGCTCTCTGAGCCTCGCCCAGCCCCGGCCACCGCCCTCGGCAGCCCGGCTGGCCCGGCCCCTCTGCCCTGGTTGGGCGAAGGCTCCGCCCGGCTAACGGCGGATCCAGACTTGCCGGGTCGGTTGGGTGGAGCGGAGCCAACACCCCACCTCGGGCTGCGGGCGCCCGGCCAGGAATGTGCTTTGGGCTGAATCTTTCCCCTGGGCTGtttgctgccccccctcccctccttcctctagttcttttctttctttcaacttattttcctctttctttccctcctgaTTTTCTCTTTCCTCCGAGTTTTCCCTTCTCCGCTGCAGagacgcggggggagggggacccttTGCTAAGCTGCTGAAGGGGTGGGTGCCTCTGTTTGCCCATAGGGCTGTGGAAATACcataaacagccccatagcccctggggcccagatcctcaaaggtgttttgGCTTCAAACTCCCGTGAATTTCAACCCAcagaagtatttaggctcctaactgccaTGAATTTCAACCCACGAaagaatttaggctcctaactcccatgaTTTGTAATGGGAGTTGGGAGCCTGAATACcgctgtggatctgggccttagggtacatccagactacccgccggatcggcgggtagcgatcgatctatcagggagtGATATACCGCGTCTAGACGTGATATATGAATCCCCCAAACACGCTCccgttgactctggaactccaccagggcgagcggcggtagcggagtcgatgggggagccgcggccgtccatcccgcgccgtgaggacaggaggtgcgtcgaaataagatacgtcgacttcagctacgcgattcccgtagctgaagttgcgtatcttacatcgacactccctccacccccaatgtagaccagccctaagtctccATGCTGCATGTTGAGGGCACTTGGACATTCAGGGCATCAGCAGGGCTAGAATCCAGACCCTCCAGCTCCAAAAGCCCAGGCCTCCCTCTATGTTAGCAGCAGGGGACTCCCCCTCAGCCGTAGGCAGTGTAAGGCTTCTGACACACAGATGAGCAATAGAGCTTCTAAGCAGCAGAAGGCAGTGATTGCACATGCCCCAGTTCATGACACTACTTACGTGAGTCTCGGAAGAGTTAGTGAGACAGTGCAATATAATATTTGCTAAGGCCTACCTGGGCTTCTGCAAGGGGAACGGGAAGAAAGTCCTCTAGTGCAGACGGGGCTGTTCCCTGTAGTAGAGCTGTATCTGACTGATGACACCCTGGGACCGTGACATAAACAAATGCATCACCTGTAACTTCAGTGGGGTGGCCTGGGTGTAACTGCTGGCAGGATGTGGTCTGATGTGTAGGATTTATTATAACTGTAGCACCCACAAGTCACAGCTGAAAACTGGCCCCTGTTGGGCTGGGAACTGCACAGACAGCCCAGGCCACAAAGAGCTTCCTGCCTAAAGAGAcatagggtgggaggggaaactgaggcacacagctggCAGTGActtggcccaaggtcacagagcaggtcagtggaaGAAGGGGCATTACAGCTGTAATTCAGCtgtcctgaattctaatccaCTTCCTGAGCTGCTACACCATGGTGCCTCCTGTATAAGTCCTGCTGACCCCATTTCTAgccagggtggggggcagagcttAACCTAAGAGCATGagaaccatactgggtcagaccaatggtccatatggTCCAGATTCAGATagtgacagtggccaatgccaggtgattcaaagggaacaaagagaacagggcaattatcaagtgatccatcccctgtcagtcagaggcttagggacactcagagcacggggttgcattcctgaccaccgtggctaatagccattgatggccctagtcaccaggaacttatctagttctttttttgaactcaGTGATACTtgtagccttcacaacatcctctggcaatgagttccacaggtcgactgcgtgttgtgtgaagaagcatttcctgttgtttattttaaatctgtgtgGTCAGAGTTGTCACCAGTGCTGGTGCTGTGGTGCTCAGGCTTCTCTCTCGCTGGCTTCTGGAAATGGTCTCGCTGCCCTGACTTGGATTATGGGATTTATACCTGCTCCACAAGCTGCCTCTGCCCGTGCCAGCTCTCCAGCCGCTCCCTGTCCTTGGCACGGAGCTGCTGGCTCATCTCGCTGATTCCACATGGCAGCGTCTCACCTGCCAACTTCTCTTTCCCCTGTTTAACTCACTCAGGGGGGAActaattcacccctgtgcagaggacgCAGCACGAGGCCCATACACCATTTATCGCCCTCACAGCAGGGCGTAGGAGAGGTCTGGTctctctgcacaagggtgaatttctgCCCGAACGAGGTCCACTTCTCCTAGCCCTGCAGAAGCTTTAAACAGGTTTCCTGTATCGCTTGCTCAAGGGTTCTTGCAAGACTGTACCCCGGCCGTGCCACCGGAACAGTTCCAGCCACTGCTTTTCAGGGATTGTCCAAACTACTGCTACCCACAGCTGAGTCCGTCTCTGTCGCTTCCTAGCAATCAATCAATCTGCCCCCCGTGATGTTTCTCAGATGGGGCcaaaccaagctgggagagggCAGATCAGGGAGTTTCTGCtcgtgggcctgattctccactctcttATCCCAGTGACAATCAGCTGTAATTCCCCTGAAGTCAGCGGGGCCACAAGCGTCTCTGCTGGTGTAATGGACCCATGCCTGCCGGGTTACGTCAACAGAGGATCTGTCCCAGTGGAGTTTCCATTCGTGtcaatgagaggagaatctggcccattgacttggCTGCAGTGAAAACTACCCCAGCCTATGTGGGTTTAGTTTCCTGGTTCACTGAGCAAACCCAAGAGAAACTCAGATCACCGTGGACAGCTAAGCAGTTCTAGCCCGAGCGGAAGTCTGTCTGAAAATGGTAAGCGCTGTTGTCCAAGTCACTGGTTCAAATGCCGCGATGCTAAATCTGATTTCCCAGCCCGTGATCGGTAAATGTCCGAGCAAGAAACTTTATcagaaacacattttatttgCATCCAGGCAGCTTCTGCACGGTGCGGCAGCTTGGACGTCTGCATTCCTGCACCCTACAAATCAACGTGGaggttttaatttctttaaacGCAGCGTCTGGATATTCAGAGCCAGGTTTTCCAGATTGCTCAACTCCCAGTTAGGCAGCAGAACCAAGGAGACGCTTTTGAAAAGTATTTGGCACTCATTGAGAGCAaggtgggtgtgtgggtggaaGGGTGGGTCTGCCATTGTTCTCCATGAGAGCTGTTAGCTGCATATTtctctggaaaatctggccctaaaactaGACCCAAAGCAGAGCGGGATGAAAATGTTGCACACATTTTTTTTGTGATGCAAAATAGCTTTGTAACTAAATGGAAATTTCCATGGGTAGGGGGCGGGACGGGGGAGGGTGTTTTAATCGAATATTGGGGAAATTTTTCCATTTCCCAAAGTGTCTGGCTTCATCGATTTTTGGAGAGAAAATTCCCCGCATCTCCATTTTCATCAAATTTGTGGG contains the following coding sequences:
- the S100A11 gene encoding protein S100-A11 — encoded protein: MSKFPTSPTETERCIESLLAVFQRYAGREGDNCTLSKKEFLSFMNAELASFTKNQKDPGVLDRMMKKLDLNCDGQLDFQEFLNLIGGIAQACHVALCVQAPPGHHPTKKL